From Aquamicrobium sp., one genomic window encodes:
- a CDS encoding pseudouridine synthase has protein sequence MNDDRKKPARGGGNGRGGAGDGGKPRFAKPGGDKPRTGPRTGKPGAGKWKPREQTEAAGEERRPRKPYAPRDGDGPKFDKPRGDKPRFDGPRQPREDGGEAKKTFQRQDGMKRASAKTADGRPMKPRPGKWVRREAAAEAGDGERRARKPYAPRDGDKPAYDKPRFAKPGDKPRFDGPRKPRDGEAKPFRRQDGEKRAFVKRDDKDAAPRLGRREREDAQGAEQEEGGEERIARRLARAGVASRRDAEEMIAAGRVTLNGKVLDTPAVNVGARDRIEIDGKPIPDIERTRLFLFHKPAGVVTTSRDPEGRRTVFDVLPKGLPRLMTVGRLDINTQGLLLLTNDGGLSRVLELPATGWLRRYRVRVHGKVEPGALEGLKEGIAVDGVFYGAVEATLDREQGSNAWLTIGLREGKNREVKNILGALGLDVTRLIRVSYGPFQLGDLPEGELRELKGKYLRDQLGERLIEESGANFDAPILNAFSSKDEAAGPARKDKPRPHRGEDAREARREDALGRLDTRKPAFGKPGGKPGGKRDDRDGRPAPKGRFGKPDFREDRKEERPRSRTANVWMAPGAKPMGEKKKAALAERTEGRRYAGKPRPEGRPGAKAGDKPRFGSKPGGGKPGGSKPGGRPGGRGGPRKPRGED, from the coding sequence ATGAACGACGACAGAAAAAAGCCTGCCCGCGGGGGCGGTAATGGCCGCGGCGGCGCTGGCGACGGCGGCAAGCCGCGCTTCGCAAAGCCCGGCGGCGACAAGCCGCGCACAGGCCCACGCACAGGCAAGCCCGGCGCGGGCAAGTGGAAGCCCCGCGAACAGACCGAGGCCGCGGGCGAGGAGCGCCGCCCGCGCAAGCCCTATGCGCCGCGCGATGGCGACGGGCCGAAATTCGACAAGCCGCGTGGCGACAAGCCCCGTTTCGACGGTCCCCGCCAGCCGCGCGAGGATGGCGGCGAGGCGAAAAAGACCTTCCAGCGTCAGGACGGCATGAAGCGCGCCTCCGCCAAGACCGCGGACGGCAGGCCGATGAAGCCGCGCCCCGGCAAGTGGGTGCGCCGCGAGGCGGCGGCGGAAGCCGGAGACGGCGAGCGCCGTGCGCGAAAACCCTATGCCCCGCGCGACGGCGACAAGCCCGCCTATGACAAGCCGCGCTTCGCCAAGCCCGGCGACAAGCCTCGTTTCGACGGCCCACGCAAGCCGCGTGACGGCGAGGCGAAACCCTTCCGCCGGCAGGACGGCGAGAAGCGCGCTTTCGTCAAGCGCGACGACAAGGACGCCGCCCCCCGCCTCGGCCGGCGCGAGCGCGAGGACGCGCAAGGGGCGGAGCAGGAAGAAGGCGGCGAGGAGCGCATCGCCCGCCGGCTGGCGCGCGCCGGCGTCGCCTCGCGCCGCGACGCCGAGGAGATGATCGCCGCCGGGCGCGTCACGCTGAACGGCAAGGTGCTCGACACGCCGGCCGTCAATGTCGGCGCGCGCGACCGCATCGAGATCGACGGCAAGCCAATCCCCGACATCGAGCGTACGCGGCTGTTCCTGTTCCACAAGCCGGCCGGCGTGGTGACGACCAGCCGCGACCCCGAAGGCCGGCGCACCGTGTTCGACGTGCTGCCCAAGGGCCTGCCACGGCTGATGACCGTCGGCCGCCTCGACATCAACACCCAAGGGCTGCTGCTCCTGACCAACGACGGCGGCCTGTCGCGCGTGCTGGAATTGCCGGCGACCGGCTGGCTGCGCCGCTACCGCGTGCGCGTCCACGGCAAGGTCGAGCCGGGGGCGCTCGAAGGACTGAAGGAAGGCATCGCCGTCGACGGCGTGTTCTACGGCGCGGTCGAGGCGACGCTCGACCGCGAGCAGGGCTCCAACGCCTGGCTGACCATCGGCCTGCGCGAGGGCAAGAACCGGGAAGTGAAGAACATCCTCGGCGCGCTCGGGCTCGACGTGACGCGGCTGATCCGCGTCTCCTACGGGCCGTTCCAGCTCGGCGACCTGCCCGAGGGCGAGCTGCGCGAACTGAAGGGCAAGTATCTGCGCGACCAGCTCGGCGAGCGGCTGATCGAGGAATCGGGCGCGAATTTCGACGCCCCGATCCTCAATGCCTTTTCCAGCAAGGACGAGGCGGCAGGCCCCGCACGCAAGGACAAGCCGCGGCCCCACCGTGGCGAGGACGCCCGCGAGGCACGGCGCGAGGACGCGCTCGGCCGGCTCGATACCCGCAAGCCCGCATTCGGAAAGCCGGGCGGCAAACCCGGCGGCAAACGGGATGACCGCGACGGGCGTCCCGCGCCGAAGGGCCGCTTCGGCAAGCCGGACTTCCGCGAGGACCGCAAGGAGGAGCGGCCGCGCTCCCGCACCGCCAATGTGTGGATGGCCCCGGGCGCCAAGCCGATGGGCGAGAAGAAGAAGGCCGCCCTCGCCGAGCGCACAGAAGGCCGCCGCTATGCCGGCAAGCCGCGCCCCGAGGGCAGGCCCGGCGCGAAGGCGGGCGACAAGCCGCGCTTCGGGAGCAAACCGGGGGGGGGCAAGCCCGGTGGAAGCAAGCCCGGCGGCAGGCCCGGGGGCCGTGGCGGCCCGCGCAAGCCGCGCGGCGAGGATTGA
- the rsmD gene encoding 16S rRNA (guanine(966)-N(2))-methyltransferase RsmD yields MRIVGGSLRGRPLAAPRSDSIRPTSDRTREAVFNVIAHTWPERLDGARVLDLFSGTGALGLEALSRGAAQCLFIEESAEGRGLIRTNIEEFGLQGRAKIFRRDAARLGEVGTIAPFDLVFADPPYGKGLAERALQSALAGGWLTADALVIVEEAAASPFQPVEGLALIERREWGDTSVTFSART; encoded by the coding sequence ATGCGCATCGTCGGCGGGAGCCTGCGCGGCCGGCCGCTGGCGGCGCCGCGCTCGGATTCGATCCGTCCGACCAGCGACCGCACCCGCGAGGCGGTGTTCAACGTCATCGCCCACACATGGCCGGAACGGCTGGACGGCGCGCGCGTCCTCGACCTTTTCTCCGGCACCGGCGCGCTCGGTCTTGAGGCGCTGTCGCGCGGCGCGGCGCAGTGCCTGTTCATCGAGGAGTCGGCCGAGGGGCGCGGCCTGATCCGCACCAATATCGAGGAATTCGGCCTTCAGGGCCGCGCGAAAATCTTCCGCCGCGATGCGGCGCGGCTCGGCGAGGTCGGCACCATCGCCCCCTTCGATCTCGTCTTCGCCGACCCGCCCTACGGCAAGGGGCTGGCCGAGCGCGCGCTGCAATCGGCGCTGGCCGGCGGCTGGCTGACGGCGGACGCGCTCGTCATCGTCGAGGAAGCTGCGGCCTCCCCCTTCCAGCCGGTCGAGGGGCTGGCGCTCATCGAACGGCGCGAATGGGGCGACACGAGCGTGACATTCAGCGCCCGTACCTGA
- a CDS encoding nucleoside deaminase, whose product MKPSPFMEAAFAEAEAAARRGEVPIGAIVVAGGEILARAGNRTRELNDPTAHAEVLAIREACRLTGSERLPDADLYVTLEPCPMCAAAISFARIRRLYFGAVDEKGGAVVSGVRLYAQPTCHHAPETYAGLSERRAAALLKSFFRDRR is encoded by the coding sequence ATGAAACCATCCCCCTTCATGGAGGCGGCCTTCGCGGAAGCGGAAGCGGCGGCGCGGCGCGGCGAGGTGCCGATCGGCGCGATCGTGGTCGCCGGCGGCGAAATCCTCGCCCGCGCCGGCAACCGCACCCGCGAGCTCAACGATCCCACCGCCCATGCCGAGGTTCTGGCCATCCGCGAGGCCTGCCGGCTGACGGGGAGCGAACGGCTCCCGGACGCCGACCTTTACGTCACGCTCGAGCCTTGCCCGATGTGCGCGGCGGCGATCTCGTTCGCGCGCATCCGCCGGCTCTATTTCGGCGCGGTCGACGAGAAGGGCGGCGCGGTGGTCTCGGGCGTGCGCCTCTATGCCCAGCCGACCTGCCATCACGCGCCCGAAACCTATGCGGGCCTCTCCGAACGACGGGCGGCGGCCCTGCTGAAATCGTTCTTCCGCGACAGGCGCTGA
- the fumC gene encoding class II fumarate hydratase — translation MTKTRTETDTFGPIEVAADRYWGAQAERSKGNFRIGWEKQPLPIVRALGIVKRAAAEANMELGRLDPKIGETIIKAAQEVIDGKLDTHFPLVVWQTGSGTQSNMNANEVISNRAIEMLGGEMGSKKPVHPNDHVNMSQSSNDTYPTAMHVAGAEEIVNRLLPALKKLYAALDAKAKAWDHIIKIGRTHTQDATPLTLGQEFSGYACQVKNGIERIEMTLPALMQLAQGGTAVGTGLNAPIGFAEKVAQKIAAITGLAFTTAPNKFEALAAHDAMVFSHGAINTLAASLFKIANDIRFLGSGPRAGLGELSLPENEPGSSIMPGKVNPTQCEALTQVCVQVFGNHAALTFAGSQGHFELNVFNPVMAYNFLQSVRLIADAAHSFADNCVVGIEPREDNIRAGVERSLMLVTALAPKIGYDNAAKIAKTAHKNGTTLREEALATGLVTEAEYDAIVRPELMTKPG, via the coding sequence ATGACGAAGACCCGCACCGAGACAGACACGTTCGGCCCCATTGAGGTGGCGGCCGACCGCTACTGGGGCGCGCAGGCGGAGCGCAGCAAGGGCAATTTCAGGATCGGCTGGGAAAAGCAGCCTCTGCCCATCGTGCGCGCGCTCGGCATCGTCAAGCGCGCCGCCGCCGAGGCCAACATGGAGCTCGGCCGGCTCGACCCCAAGATCGGCGAGACCATCATCAAGGCGGCGCAGGAGGTGATCGACGGCAAGCTCGACACGCATTTCCCGCTCGTCGTCTGGCAGACCGGCTCCGGCACCCAATCAAACATGAATGCCAACGAGGTGATCTCCAACCGCGCCATCGAGATGCTGGGCGGCGAGATGGGCTCGAAGAAGCCGGTTCACCCCAACGACCACGTCAATATGAGCCAGTCGTCCAACGACACCTACCCGACCGCGATGCACGTCGCCGGCGCGGAGGAGATCGTCAACCGCCTGCTGCCGGCGCTGAAGAAGCTCTACGCCGCGCTCGACGCGAAGGCCAAGGCCTGGGACCACATCATCAAGATCGGCCGCACCCACACGCAGGACGCGACGCCGTTGACGCTCGGGCAGGAGTTCTCCGGCTACGCTTGCCAAGTGAAGAACGGCATCGAGCGCATCGAGATGACGCTGCCGGCGCTGATGCAGCTGGCGCAGGGCGGCACCGCCGTCGGCACGGGCCTCAACGCCCCCATCGGCTTCGCCGAGAAGGTGGCGCAGAAGATTGCTGCCATCACCGGGCTCGCCTTCACCACCGCGCCGAACAAGTTCGAGGCGCTGGCCGCGCATGACGCGATGGTGTTCAGCCACGGCGCGATCAACACGCTCGCGGCCTCGCTGTTCAAGATCGCCAACGACATCCGCTTCCTCGGCTCCGGCCCGCGCGCCGGCCTCGGCGAGCTTTCCCTGCCGGAGAACGAGCCGGGCTCGTCGATCATGCCGGGCAAGGTCAACCCGACCCAGTGCGAGGCGCTGACGCAGGTGTGCGTGCAGGTGTTCGGCAACCACGCGGCGCTGACCTTCGCCGGCAGCCAGGGCCATTTCGAGCTCAACGTGTTCAATCCGGTGATGGCCTACAACTTCCTGCAATCGGTGCGGCTGATCGCCGACGCCGCCCATTCCTTCGCCGACAATTGCGTCGTCGGCATCGAGCCGCGCGAGGACAACATCCGCGCCGGCGTCGAGCGCTCGCTGATGCTGGTGACGGCGCTGGCGCCGAAGATCGGCTACGACAACGCGGCCAAGATCGCCAAGACCGCGCACAAGAACGGCACCACGCTGCGCGAGGAAGCCCTCGCCACCGGGCTGGTGACGGAGGCCGAATACGACGCCATCGTCCGCCCCGAGCTGATGACGAAGCCGGGCTGA
- a CDS encoding DoxX family protein, which yields MANDLTLLVARVLLALMFLISGIPMLMAPGGFAGFMGSIGMPAPMLVTWAVIALKVLGGIALVVGFQTRWAAYAFAAFCLATAFIGHSAPEEASVFWKNIALVGGFLALSVSGPGGLSVDAKRG from the coding sequence ATGGCAAACGACCTTACCCTTCTCGTCGCCCGCGTCCTGCTGGCGCTGATGTTCCTGATTTCCGGCATTCCGATGCTGATGGCCCCGGGCGGGTTCGCCGGCTTCATGGGCTCCATCGGCATGCCCGCGCCGATGCTCGTCACCTGGGCGGTCATCGCGCTCAAGGTTCTCGGCGGCATCGCGCTCGTCGTCGGCTTCCAGACCCGCTGGGCGGCCTACGCCTTCGCCGCCTTCTGCCTCGCCACCGCCTTCATCGGCCATTCCGCGCCGGAGGAGGCGAGCGTGTTCTGGAAGAACATCGCCCTCGTCGGCGGCTTCCTCGCGCTGTCGGTTTCCGGCCCGGGCGGCCTGTCGGTCGACGCCAAGCGCGGCTGA